Sequence from the Pseudomonadota bacterium genome:
AGTCGGTAGACAACGGGCTTATCAATGGCTTCCCTTTTAAATCTTATAATGAACCTTTTTTTCATAACAAACCTCACAATTAAATTAATTGCCCCTCGGCTCTCACACTCCGAAACTTGCATAGGTGTAATTCATGCCGAATTTAGAAATTATTCTATACTTTTATTATCTCAAGATCGCCCCAGACGCCAAGATGATCGCCAAGGATAATCAATATACCGCTTATACCCGGATATGTCTTGCCTTTTTCTATGGCAACTGCTATATCATCCTTTTTTTTTACAATATTCCCTACATAAGTTGCAAGTCCATCTGCAAAAAGGGAGGAATTTCCTACAATACACGATGCATCAGCATTGCCGAAGCTTAATGAGTGCCCTATTGTTCCCGAAGAGGTGCAGACTCCATAGGGAGTATCCCTTCCTTTCAGCTTGATCCCTATCTTTTCGCTATAAGGCGAATCTTTTGCATATATGAGCATAACCCTCTCATGGTTTGTCTTAAGACAAATATCACCGCCGTTTTCAACGATATATTCATCCGTCAACGCAGCAATATCTCTACCCACATATTCTGCGATTGCACCGGCCACACAAGCCATTGGTCCGACACCTATGATCTGAGATGCCTCTATCATCTCCCTCACAATTCCAGGGGCAAAGTTATCGGTTTCAACAGGCGTCAGACTTTCCTGAAATTCAGGCCTGTATTTGATATATGATTCAAGCTGATGCCGGTAAAAAATCACCCGTTCTTCTATGCAGGTCTTTAAATCTGTTTTTGTACAGCAAAAAAGGTCCGTTTCATTAAGCTTTACCTCATAGCAAAGCATATCACCGGGCTTCGATATATTTCTGTAGAATCTTTCTTCGTACATTATTATGCTCGCTTTGCCGGCTCATGAGATACCTGATCGTCCTTCCTCTCTGTTTCTCCGCCCAGCTTTTCTTCAAGCCTTTTCACTCTCTCAATAAGAGAGCTGATAGCCCGTGCCTGAGGATCGGGCATGAATGAGCTGTCCATCTGGATCCTGTTTTCTCCCTCAACCCTGAAGACTACTTTACCGGGGATACCTACCACAATCGAGTTTGGCGGTACTTCATTTACTACGACCGAATTGGCACCTATCTTTGAATTATCCCCTATTGTAACAGGTCCAAGGACCTTTGCGCCGGCGCCGATGACTACATTATTTCCTATGGTTGGGTGTCTCTTTATTTTCTTCCAGGTTGTGCCTCCAAGCGTAACACCATGATA
This genomic interval carries:
- a CDS encoding UPF0280 family protein: MYEERFYRNISKPGDMLCYEVKLNETDLFCCTKTDLKTCIEERVIFYRHQLESYIKYRPEFQESLTPVETDNFAPGIVREMIEASQIIGVGPMACVAGAIAEYVGRDIAALTDEYIVENGGDICLKTNHERVMLIYAKDSPYSEKIGIKLKGRDTPYGVCTSSGTIGHSLSFGNADASCIVGNSSLFADGLATYVGNIVKKKDDIAVAIEKGKTYPGISGILIILGDHLGVWGDLEIIKV
- the cysE gene encoding serine O-acetyltransferase, whose product is MFDKMRESIQSVFERDPAARNIFEIVLCYPGFHAILFYGISNWFWVHKMYLLGRFVSHIGRFLTGIEIHPGAKIGRKFFIDHGMGVVIGETAEIGDNVTLYHGVTLGGTTWKKIKRHPTIGNNVVIGAGAKVLGPVTIGDNSKIGANSVVVNEVPPNSIVVGIPGKVVFRVEGENRIQMDSSFMPDPQARAISSLIERVKRLEEKLGGETERKDDQVSHEPAKRA